The Gracilibacillus caseinilyticus genome segment ATACGCTTGTAATTCTTTCAATGCTTCCACCTCATCCTTTTTTTATTAGTGTATCATACTTGTCCATTTGCAGTTTACGTACACAGGAAGTATGATAATAAAAAATAATTTTTTACGAAAAGAGGTATGCTGATGCAATTAATATTGGCCTCATCTTCCCCGCGAAGACAACAGTTATTGGAACAAGTAGGAATCCCTTTTAAGATACGCAAGCAGGAAGTGGACGAATCGGTAATAACACTGAAAGAGCCAGCACGAAAAGTCGAAGAACTTGCGAGGTTGAAAGGCAATCACGTTACATTAAAAGATAACAATGAAGTCATTTTATCTGCAGATACCGTTGTTGCGTATCAACATCACATTTTTGAAAAGCCGAAGACGAAGGAAGAAGCCTATTCCATGATCGACAGCTTAAGTGATAGTCAGCATGACGTGTATACCGGTGTCATGTTACGTTCTGTCAAGAAAACAATCGTTTTTGTCGAAAAAACAGCCGTACAATTTTGGCCCATTTCGAAAAAAGACATCCATACATATATTGATACCGATGAACCTTATGACAAGGCTGGTGGCTATGGTATTCAAAGTATCGGAGCAAAATTTGTCAAAGGAATTGTCGGTGATTACTATAATGTTGTCGGATTACCCATTTCACGCGTTGTTCGTTCTTTACAAGAATTCTATCAGTAAAAATCAGTCAGCTTTTACACTGACTGATTTTGCTATTAATACGTTGGCCAGCCATTGCTATCCCAATTGAGATCATTAATCAGCAATCGAGGTAAGCCATTACTGTCTGCATCATATGCATGACGTATTAATAAATTTTGATAAACATCCTGGTGTCCTGGCCCAATCCACTTGTCATTACCGGTATCTATAATGGTACCGCCACCTTGCATCATACTGTTACCCAATTTATCATAATACGGACCAGTAATTTGCGTAGAGCGTCCTACTGCAATTTTGTAATCACTGTTCACCCCATTACAACAGGAATCAAATGAAACAAACAGATAATAATAGCCATTATGATAGGTGATTGTTGGTGCTTCTACAGCGTGTTCCGGATCAGATGGTCTTGCCGCTATGGAGTATTGAGTCCCTGTTGGTTTCATCGTACTTGGATCTAATTTGGTCAGTTTAATCCCGCTCCAA includes the following:
- a CDS encoding Maf family protein, which produces MQLILASSSPRRQQLLEQVGIPFKIRKQEVDESVITLKEPARKVEELARLKGNHVTLKDNNEVILSADTVVAYQHHIFEKPKTKEEAYSMIDSLSDSQHDVYTGVMLRSVKKTIVFVEKTAVQFWPISKKDIHTYIDTDEPYDKAGGYGIQSIGAKFVKGIVGDYYNVVGLPISRVVRSLQEFYQ